Proteins encoded within one genomic window of Acidiferrobacter thiooxydans:
- a CDS encoding type II toxin-antitoxin system Phd/YefM family antitoxin, with product MPEIGAYEAKTHLSEILDRVRKGERFIITKHGQAVAELRSVATQGLEERRAVVARMKAFQATHDLGDISLRELIDAGRKY from the coding sequence ATGCCCGAGATCGGTGCTTACGAGGCGAAGACGCATTTGTCCGAGATCTTGGATCGGGTGCGTAAAGGGGAGCGGTTCATTATCACCAAGCATGGGCAGGCGGTGGCGGAGTTACGATCGGTGGCGACCCAGGGCTTGGAAGAGCGGCGTGCGGTTGTGGCCCGCATGAAGGCGTTTCAGGCCACCCATGACCTAGGGGATATCTCGTTGCGCGAATTAATCGACGCAGGGCGTAAATACTGA
- the tnpA gene encoding IS66 family insertion sequence element accessory protein TnpA: MAKIRSNEAWQELFAEYEASAENAHDFCARHGLRLTYFYRRSLELRGRSASRRGQEVKRGASPAAFVPVTVTPRGLPAPVGPKPGGPHCVGDTVTLTIGKASLALSSAVPPAWVAALLMALEA; this comes from the coding sequence ATGGCAAAGATCCGCAGTAATGAGGCTTGGCAAGAGCTCTTTGCCGAGTACGAGGCAAGCGCAGAGAACGCGCACGACTTCTGCGCCCGGCACGGGCTTCGGTTGACGTACTTCTATCGGCGCAGCCTGGAGCTTCGCGGGCGTTCGGCAAGCCGCCGGGGGCAAGAGGTCAAGCGTGGCGCATCCCCCGCGGCCTTCGTGCCGGTGACGGTCACACCCCGGGGCCTGCCAGCACCGGTCGGCCCCAAGCCAGGTGGCCCCCACTGCGTGGGGGATACGGTCACGCTCACTATCGGCAAGGCCTCGCTGGCGTTGTCGTCTGCCGTGCCCCCGGCGTGGGTGGCCGCCCTCCTTATGGCCCTGGAGGCCTGA